GGAACTTGCAGCAATTGGTACCAGTGAAAACAACCATTTGTTTGAATATCACTTTTTCAACACCATAGGGAAACGAACAACTTGCATCGGAACCGTTGGGATAGCCCCATGCATTGCAGTTGGTACGGTCGCACTTGGAGCATGACTTTTTGCAGACTGGTGTGATGTCGGTACATGAGACCTGTGTCATAGTGTAATTGGAGCTATAGGAACATCCAATTCCGATAACACTCATGGAAATAGGTGAAAGATTAATACCTTTACAGTCCTTGAACACACGCACGATAAAATCGAACGTGTCCTTATTGCGGCAAGTGTACTCGATATCGGCTCCCATCATATGGGTTGCCTTCGTTTCCCAACTTTGTGTAAAGCTAAGAAAAAACAACAGTAGGGGTAGAATTTTTTTCATTAACAGCTTTTTTTTAATGATTTAGAGTTCAAATTTAAGATTTTTAAGCGGGTTTGCAAAATTCTCGCTTACGACTTCACGACTCTCAAAACTAGGTTTGGGTTGCCTACTAATATCTCTGCCTATTTATTTCCTATTATGTTATTGATTATATGCAATTTAAATTATTCAACACTGATAAAATTAATCAATAGAACTATCAAATAAATCTATACACAAACATAGACAATTATAATGTGGAAACAGTTATTATATTTCTAAAATTTCATATCAAACTTATCAGCATCTTTCAAAAACGGAAAATCATTTCTGAATTGGGCTAAATAATCAAGGTTTAATTCCACTTTTTTAACTTGTTGTGTATTTGTTTTGGCCTGCCAGATATAGCTTCCGTCAGGATTTAAGACCGCACTATCTCCTGAATGGTCTATATTATTCCCATCAACTCCAATTCTATTGACTGCAGCAACAAAACATTGATTTTCGATTGCTCTACCAATGAGTAATTGTTTCCAAGCAAAACTTCGTCGGGTGGGCCAATTGGCGACGTATAATAATATATCATAACCAACATTGTTTCGTGACCATACTGGGAAACGCAAATCGTAACAGACCATGGGGCAAATTTTAAATCCTTTAATTTGGAAGGTGATACGTTCGCTGCCCGCAGTATAATTTTCGTTTTCTTTACCCAAACCAAATGAGTGCCGTTTATTATAATATTTGGAATCGCCTTGGGGAGAAATAACTATAAATCTATTATAATAATTCCCCTCATCGCTACATATAAAACTACCTGCTATATAACAATCTTTTTCTTTTGCCTTTTCATGCATCCATTTTATCGTTTTGTCATCCATAGACTCTGCTAGTGCAGGGGAATTCATGCTGAAACCTGTTTGAAACATTTCAGGCAATAAAATTAAGTCTGTTTGCTCAGTTATATTATATATGATTTGATTGAGTTTTTCAAAATTTTGTTGTTTGTTTTCCCAAACAATATCATATTGA
This is a stretch of genomic DNA from Bacteroidota bacterium. It encodes these proteins:
- a CDS encoding amidohydrolase encodes the protein MSKLYLTLIQYDIVWENKQQNFEKLNQIIYNITEQTDLILLPEMFQTGFSMNSPALAESMDDKTIKWMHEKAKEKDCYIAGSFICSDEGNYYNRFIVISPQGDSKYYNKRHSFGLGKENENYTAGSERITFQIKGFKICPMVCYDLRFPVWSRNNVGYDILLYVANWPTRRSFAWKQLLIGRAIENQCFVAAVNRIGVDGNNIDHSGDSAVLNPDGSYIWQAKTNTQQVKKVELNLDYLAQFRNDFPFLKDADKFDMKF